Proteins from a genomic interval of Nostoc sp. TCL240-02:
- a CDS encoding phosphotransferase: MNSPSTHPLIDEVTLTTVVCHILDSKTATLGEWHSEAIAHHIINNVTAGLWRIAGIANNGSEQLSWSVILKILHLQPKNIGSIFNSSQDPTHWNYWQREALIYTSGILDNLSGDLVAPRCFTVTQPSANILWLWLEDIQGSPGTTWDLERFGVAARHLGYLQGSYVIARSLPFESWLSRDWHRVWVSNIDNTALEALREPTLWQHPLLKEIFSPDIGDRVMGLWSDHHILLDAVDKAPHTLCHFDITPNNLFSRRNADGNDQTILIDWSFVGYGVLGEDIINLVLDSVFLLFVDGSSLIPLEKLVLEGYLTGLRSAGWNGDERVVRFTYAALAALHFGLIAGRLLKLVQNESRHSWLEQRFGRTFDEIITSRAIAITHGLKLADEARLLLRFL, from the coding sequence ATGAATTCACCTTCCACGCATCCGCTAATTGATGAAGTTACATTAACGACCGTTGTCTGTCATATACTCGACAGTAAAACTGCCACTTTGGGCGAATGGCACTCCGAAGCGATCGCTCACCATATTATTAATAACGTTACAGCTGGTTTGTGGCGGATTGCTGGTATTGCTAACAATGGCAGCGAACAATTATCTTGGTCGGTAATTCTGAAGATTTTGCACCTACAACCAAAGAATATTGGCTCTATTTTCAATTCCTCTCAAGACCCCACACACTGGAATTACTGGCAGCGCGAGGCGTTGATATATACATCAGGAATCCTCGATAATTTGAGTGGCGACTTAGTAGCACCCCGTTGTTTCACAGTTACACAGCCGTCTGCTAATATTCTCTGGCTGTGGCTGGAAGATATTCAGGGCAGCCCTGGCACGACTTGGGACTTGGAACGCTTCGGTGTGGCGGCTCGTCACCTTGGCTATTTACAAGGAAGCTATGTAATAGCAAGATCGTTACCTTTTGAGTCTTGGCTGAGTCGTGACTGGCATAGGGTATGGGTGTCCAATATTGATAATACTGCTTTAGAAGCGTTGCGAGAACCTACTTTATGGCAGCACCCACTACTAAAAGAGATATTTTCCCCAGATATAGGCGATCGGGTAATGGGCTTGTGGAGCGATCACCATATCCTTCTCGACGCTGTGGACAAAGCACCCCATACACTCTGCCACTTTGATATTACGCCTAACAACTTGTTTTCTCGACGTAACGCAGATGGTAATGACCAGACTATTCTCATCGATTGGTCTTTTGTTGGCTATGGTGTCTTGGGAGAAGACATAATAAATTTGGTGCTGGACAGTGTTTTCTTGTTGTTCGTCGATGGTTCATCACTGATACCCCTGGAAAAACTTGTGCTTGAGGGTTACTTAACGGGGTTGCGTTCTGCTGGGTGGAATGGGGATGAACGTGTTGTGCGCTTTACTTATGCTGCTTTAGCGGCGCTTCATTTTGGTCTAATCGCAGGGAGGTTATTAAAGCTAGTGCAAAACGAATCTCGTCATAGCTGGCTAGAGCAACGCTTTGGGCGAACTTTTGACGAGATCATCACATCAAGAGCGATCGCTATTACTCATGGATTAAAACTGGCAGACGAAGCCAGATTATTGCTTCGCTTTTTGTAA
- a CDS encoding CoA-binding protein → MNLTPESKVLIQGFCEFISGTHVAQMQAYGTNLVAGVNPGCGGQELHGLPVFDLVEEVIEKFGVIDTTIICVDPYDVLDAALEAIASHISQIIIITAGVPPLDMVQLLRKAEACETLVIGPNSPGIIVPGKILLGTQPSEFYTPGAVGIVSRSSTLTYEVAYELTKAGLGQSISVSIGSDAIVGSSFLQWLQILDEDETTEAIVLVGQPGGGSEEAAARYIAEAIDKPVIAYIAGRLAPPGKSWRQTGTLATVIGRDPNFGTAQSKLAALKEAEVPVAERPSQIPELLRKEIKIN, encoded by the coding sequence ATGAACCTAACGCCAGAAAGTAAAGTATTAATTCAAGGCTTTTGTGAATTTATATCAGGCACTCATGTTGCTCAAATGCAAGCTTATGGTACGAATTTGGTAGCAGGTGTCAATCCGGGATGTGGCGGACAGGAACTGCATGGACTGCCAGTATTTGACTTAGTAGAGGAGGTAATAGAAAAATTTGGGGTAATTGACACAACAATTATCTGTGTAGATCCTTACGACGTGCTAGATGCTGCATTAGAAGCGATCGCATCTCATATTAGCCAAATCATTATTATCACTGCTGGCGTACCACCTTTAGATATGGTGCAATTACTCCGCAAAGCTGAAGCCTGTGAAACTTTGGTAATCGGGCCTAACAGTCCGGGGATCATTGTGCCGGGAAAAATTCTTTTAGGCACTCAACCTAGTGAGTTTTATACTCCTGGGGCAGTGGGAATCGTTAGTCGTAGCAGTACTCTCACCTACGAAGTTGCTTACGAATTAACAAAAGCAGGTTTGGGACAGTCGATTAGTGTCAGTATTGGTAGTGATGCGATCGTTGGTTCCTCCTTTCTCCAATGGTTGCAAATTCTGGATGAGGATGAAACTACAGAGGCGATCGTTTTAGTCGGTCAACCAGGTGGTGGTAGTGAAGAAGCAGCAGCTCGGTATATTGCTGAAGCAATTGATAAACCAGTAATTGCCTACATTGCAGGAAGACTTGCGCCACCAGGAAAAAGTTGGCGGCAAACAGGTACTTTAGCAACGGTTATCGGACGCGATCCTAACTTTGGGACAGCCCAAAGTAAATTAGCTGCTTTAAAAGAAGCAGAAGTTCCAGTAGCTGAACGCCCTTCTCAGATTCCAGAATTATTGAGAAAGGAGATTAAAATTAATTAA
- a CDS encoding succinate--CoA ligase subunit beta produces the protein MDLLEYQVKEWFGKIGIPVLPSQRIDHPTDLKRLKIRFPIVLKSQVHGAERAKAGGVRFAETTIDAIAAAQNIFSLPIWGELPEVVLAESQYDANQEFYLAVVLDTAVCRPVLLGCKEADIDWESAGEKMHHVVVEQEFSPFYARRLALKMGLQGTLMQSVSSVLEKMYHLFVQKDLDLVEINPLAVSANGQVMALNGKVRINERAIKRHPDLAEMAAKIISRHTSTEINGILGDWDGVKMHGKIGILGNGTGSVMATLDLVANAGGNPGVCLNLRHAFLTDTTPTTFRDRLETGLKILEADKSIQVILINFLGSIPQTEEVIEVIARVVEQDNSELESQVVRSNGSKSRQVQNFTPLVVRLAGSEFNAAIKYLATLKTHSDALLVVENLDEAVAAAVRLAKPTANKK, from the coding sequence ATGGATTTATTAGAGTATCAAGTTAAAGAATGGTTTGGAAAGATAGGCATTCCGGTCTTGCCCTCTCAACGGATTGACCATCCTACAGATTTGAAACGTTTAAAAATTCGCTTTCCGATTGTACTGAAATCTCAAGTACATGGAGCAGAGCGGGCAAAAGCGGGTGGAGTCAGGTTTGCCGAAACGACAATTGATGCGATAGCAGCTGCTCAAAATATTTTTAGTCTACCAATATGGGGCGAATTGCCAGAAGTGGTGCTGGCAGAATCGCAATACGACGCGAACCAGGAATTTTATCTAGCGGTGGTTTTAGATACTGCTGTTTGCCGACCAGTACTTTTAGGTTGTAAAGAAGCAGACATCGATTGGGAATCTGCTGGGGAAAAAATGCACCATGTTGTCGTGGAACAGGAATTTTCGCCATTTTATGCCCGAAGACTGGCTTTGAAAATGGGTTTACAAGGGACGCTGATGCAGTCGGTAAGCAGCGTTTTGGAGAAGATGTACCACTTATTTGTGCAAAAAGACCTGGATTTAGTCGAAATAAATCCCTTGGCAGTCAGTGCTAATGGTCAAGTTATGGCTCTTAATGGTAAAGTCAGGATCAACGAACGGGCAATCAAGCGTCATCCAGACCTGGCTGAGATGGCTGCAAAAATTATCAGCCGTCATACCAGTACTGAAATTAATGGCATTTTGGGTGACTGGGATGGCGTAAAAATGCATGGGAAAATCGGTATTTTAGGTAATGGTACTGGTTCAGTGATGGCAACTTTAGATTTAGTCGCCAATGCTGGTGGCAATCCAGGTGTTTGTTTAAATCTACGTCATGCTTTCCTCACAGATACGACACCAACTACCTTCCGCGATCGCCTAGAGACAGGTCTGAAAATCCTGGAAGCTGACAAAAGCATTCAAGTAATACTAATAAACTTTCTGGGTAGCATTCCTCAAACAGAGGAAGTGATTGAAGTTATAGCCAGAGTTGTAGAGCAAGACAACAGCGAACTTGAATCACAAGTTGTACGTTCTAATGGTAGTAAAAGTCGTCAAGTACAGAATTTTACACCCTTAGTTGTCCGTCTTGCTGGTTCTGAATTTAATGCTGCTATAAAATATTTAGCAACACTAAAAACCCACAGCGATGCGCTACTCGTGGTAGAAAATTTAGATGAGGCAGTAGCAGCAGCAGTTCGTCTTGCTAAACCAACTGCTAATAAAAAGTAG
- a CDS encoding IS4 family transposase — translation MIINSFPKIVKDILKSLPKNDYPVLNSRLFFECWLSYALDNSLTSMRDLFNRLNNNCFEVDISTFSKANLHRSQKPFQEIYQKLNELVQKEVQKKLHNKYAICPIDSTIITLTSKLLWVLGHHQVKLFSSLNLSTGSPEDNFINFGHDHDYKFGSKMMSSLPINAVGVMDRGFAGLKFIQELVQENKYFVLRIKNNWKLEFDGSNGLVKVGASDDAQAYRVINFCDLETKTEFRLVTNLPESGDAAVHDDEIRDIYRLRWGVELLWKFLKMHLKLDKLITKNVNGITIQIYVSLIAYLILQLLSIPEQWGHTLLDKFRYLQSCMCQKISYVHWFEEMMFC, via the coding sequence GTGATTATAAATTCATTTCCCAAAATTGTCAAAGATATACTGAAAAGCCTGCCAAAAAACGATTATCCAGTATTGAACAGTCGTCTGTTTTTTGAGTGCTGGCTATCCTATGCCCTGGATAACAGCTTAACAAGTATGCGAGATTTGTTTAACAGATTAAATAACAATTGTTTTGAGGTAGATATTTCTACTTTCTCTAAAGCAAATTTACATCGAAGCCAAAAACCTTTTCAAGAGATTTACCAAAAATTAAATGAATTAGTACAGAAGGAAGTTCAAAAAAAGTTACACAATAAATATGCAATTTGTCCAATAGATTCAACAATTATTACTCTCACAAGTAAATTGTTATGGGTACTAGGTCATCATCAAGTCAAGCTGTTTAGTTCCTTAAATCTCTCCACAGGAAGCCCAGAAGATAACTTCATCAATTTTGGACATGACCATGATTATAAATTTGGTTCCAAAATGATGTCTAGTCTCCCAATAAATGCTGTTGGAGTAATGGATAGGGGTTTTGCTGGATTAAAATTTATCCAAGAATTAGTACAAGAAAACAAATATTTTGTTTTGCGGATAAAAAACAATTGGAAACTAGAATTTGATGGCTCAAATGGATTGGTCAAAGTTGGTGCATCTGATGATGCTCAAGCTTATAGAGTAATTAATTTCTGTGATTTAGAGACAAAAACCGAGTTTCGCTTAGTGACTAATTTACCAGAGTCGGGAGATGCAGCTGTTCATGATGATGAAATTAGGGATATTTATCGATTACGTTGGGGAGTTGAATTGTTGTGGAAGTTTTTAAAGATGCACTTAAAACTTGACAAACTCATTACCAAAAACGTCAATGGTATTACCATACAAATTTACGTGAGCTTGATAGCCTATCTGATTTTACAGCTTTTATCTATTCCCGAACAATGGGGACATACACTATTAGATAAATTCCGCTATCTTCAATCTTGTATGTGTCAGAAAATCAGCTATGTTCATTGGTTTGAGGAGATGATGTTTTGCTGA
- a CDS encoding aspartate carbamoyltransferase catalytic subunit — MPTTTWNRHHILSLADFTTTEYDTVLQTAASFQEVLSRRTKKVPTLQGQVVANLFFESSTRTRSSFELAAKRLSADTLNFAAATSSMTKGETILDTAKTYLAMGTDIMVVRHREAGVPNAIAAEMDRLGVRVSVLNAGDGQHEHPSQALLDLFTICTLIDPASPRLELLKGKKIAIVGDILHSRVARSNIWSLIASGAEVHLAAPPTLLPKLFAEYISEELGVRSQELSPHFPTPPLFLHWQLEPALQNADFVMTLRLQKERMTAHLLPSLREYHQLFGITRTKLQLCKPNVKVLHPGPVNRGVEISSELMDDPEFSLIQSQVTSGIAVRMALLYLLGSGKA, encoded by the coding sequence ATGCCTACTACCACCTGGAATCGTCATCACATTCTTTCTTTAGCTGACTTCACCACCACTGAATACGATACTGTTTTGCAAACTGCTGCCAGTTTTCAAGAGGTGCTATCGCGGCGGACGAAGAAAGTGCCAACTTTGCAGGGACAGGTGGTGGCGAATTTATTTTTTGAATCTTCTACCCGGACTCGCAGTAGTTTTGAACTCGCGGCGAAACGCTTAAGTGCAGATACGCTAAACTTTGCCGCCGCCACATCTTCAATGACTAAGGGAGAAACAATTCTCGACACGGCGAAGACTTATTTGGCAATGGGAACTGATATTATGGTAGTCCGCCATCGAGAGGCAGGAGTACCAAATGCGATCGCAGCTGAAATGGATCGTTTAGGTGTACGAGTTAGTGTCCTTAATGCTGGTGATGGTCAACATGAGCATCCTTCCCAAGCACTGCTAGATTTATTTACTATTTGTACTCTAATTGACCCAGCTAGTCCCCGACTGGAACTTTTAAAGGGGAAAAAGATTGCCATTGTTGGAGATATTCTCCATTCTCGCGTAGCGCGATCGAATATTTGGAGTTTAATTGCCAGTGGGGCCGAAGTCCATCTGGCAGCACCACCAACCCTCTTACCCAAATTATTTGCCGAGTACATCTCTGAAGAGTTAGGAGTCAGAAGTCAGGAGTTATCCCCCCACTTCCCCACTCCGCCACTTTTTCTACATTGGCAGCTAGAACCAGCTTTACAAAATGCCGACTTTGTGATGACTCTACGCTTACAAAAAGAGCGTATGACGGCTCATTTATTGCCAAGTTTGCGAGAATATCATCAGCTATTTGGTATTACACGTACAAAATTGCAACTTTGTAAACCTAATGTTAAAGTTTTGCATCCCGGCCCCGTTAACCGTGGTGTTGAAATTAGTTCTGAATTGATGGATGATCCAGAATTTAGTCTTATTCAATCGCAAGTTACTAGCGGTATCGCCGTTCGCATGGCGCTACTATATTTGTTAGGCAGCGGCAAAGCTTAA
- the mgtE gene encoding magnesium transporter, which produces MLTQDIRDLLTDTTDLNQLKWDLNRLQPVDVGDYITQLPEKQRAIAFRLLNKAQAIDVFEYLPTDVQEELINSLHDVQVVQLVEAMSPDERAELFDELPAGVIKRLLQELSPEQRQATATILGYPEGTAGRVMTTEYVRLRQGLTVGEALSKIRRQDEDKESIYYAYVTDDNRTLVRVVSLRQLLFTFPDVFIKDISSDRVIKVRTETPQEEVARIMQRYDLIAIPVVDREDRLVGIVTIDDVMDILEEEATEDIQKLAGVSGDEAALSSPLLTICNRLPWLLGIMALYIGAASAIAPFQSVIAAVPVLAVIMPIFSNTGGTVGIQSLTVTIRGLGVGEVTPKDTLKILRKELLAGLGTALALATTMILLSLIWARPQERWVALIAGMVMATNTIVAVTLGTLLPMALKRLKLDPALVSGPLVTTMLDTIGFLTFLSLISLALNVFHLPT; this is translated from the coding sequence ATGCTCACACAAGATATTCGTGATTTGCTTACTGATACTACCGATTTAAACCAGTTGAAGTGGGATTTAAATCGCTTGCAACCTGTGGATGTGGGAGATTACATTACACAATTGCCTGAAAAACAACGCGCGATCGCATTCCGTTTACTCAACAAAGCTCAGGCAATCGATGTATTTGAATATCTGCCTACAGATGTGCAGGAAGAACTAATCAATTCACTACATGATGTCCAGGTAGTACAACTTGTAGAAGCAATGAGTCCCGACGAACGGGCAGAATTGTTTGATGAATTACCTGCTGGAGTAATCAAACGGCTATTACAAGAACTAAGTCCAGAGCAAAGGCAAGCAACAGCAACGATTCTCGGCTATCCAGAAGGCACTGCTGGGCGCGTGATGACAACCGAATATGTTCGGTTACGGCAAGGTTTAACTGTAGGTGAAGCCCTAAGTAAAATCCGCCGTCAAGATGAAGACAAAGAGTCGATTTACTACGCCTACGTCACCGATGATAACCGGACGCTAGTAAGAGTAGTTTCACTGCGCCAGTTGCTATTTACCTTTCCCGACGTTTTCATCAAGGATATCTCTAGCGATCGCGTCATTAAGGTGAGAACTGAAACCCCTCAAGAAGAAGTGGCGCGAATCATGCAGCGCTACGACTTAATCGCTATCCCCGTAGTCGATCGGGAAGACCGATTGGTTGGCATCGTCACCATTGATGATGTCATGGATATTTTAGAAGAGGAAGCCACAGAAGATATTCAAAAACTCGCGGGTGTGAGTGGTGATGAAGCAGCTTTATCCTCTCCCTTACTCACTATCTGTAACCGCTTACCTTGGCTATTGGGCATCATGGCATTATATATTGGTGCAGCCAGTGCGATCGCGCCTTTTCAATCTGTAATTGCCGCAGTGCCAGTTCTAGCTGTCATCATGCCGATTTTTTCTAACACTGGTGGTACTGTTGGGATTCAATCATTAACGGTGACAATCCGCGGCTTGGGAGTAGGCGAGGTAACACCCAAAGATACCTTAAAAATTCTCCGTAAGGAACTTCTAGCTGGTTTAGGTACAGCCTTAGCTTTAGCCACAACAATGATCCTGCTTTCCTTAATTTGGGCGCGGCCCCAAGAACGATGGGTGGCTTTAATTGCCGGAATGGTAATGGCAACTAATACAATTGTCGCTGTTACACTCGGCACTTTACTGCCAATGGCTTTGAAACGCTTAAAACTTGACCCGGCTTTGGTTAGTGGCCCGTTAGTGACTACAATGCTAGATACAATTGGGTTTCTAACGTTCCTTAGCCTAATTTCTCTAGCTTTAAACGTTTTCCATTTACCAACGTGA
- a CDS encoding transposase, whose product MDQIRIVQGILDENFIFIDESGVNLSLVRLFARAPKGNRAYAPRPQKRNKNVSLIGAIALKGVITQVSLLGATDGLTSETFISQKLVPKLWKGACVIMDNCSIYKGKEIEALIEAAGAKLIYLPPYSPDFSQA is encoded by the coding sequence TTGGATCAAATTAGGATAGTCCAAGGTATTCTTGACGAAAACTTCATTTTTATTGATGAATCCGGTGTAAATTTATCTTTAGTAAGGTTATTTGCGCGTGCTCCAAAAGGAAACCGAGCGTATGCACCTCGTCCACAAAAACGAAACAAAAATGTCTCTTTAATAGGTGCCATTGCTCTTAAAGGTGTGATTACTCAAGTTAGCCTCCTTGGTGCGACAGATGGGCTAACATCTGAAACATTTATTTCCCAAAAGCTAGTTCCAAAACTTTGGAAAGGTGCTTGTGTAATCATGGATAACTGTTCGATCTATAAAGGTAAAGAAATTGAGGCTTTAATTGAAGCAGCCGGAGCTAAACTAATTTATTTACCACCATATTCTCCTGATTTTTCACAAGCTTGA
- a CDS encoding FAD-dependent oxidoreductase, whose product MVNQTYTVDVLVVGGGTGGTAAAIQAARRGAKTILVSEFPWLGGMLTSAGVSVPDGNELETFQTGLWGAFLQELRQRQPGGLDNSWVSFFSYDPQIGAEIFADWVQELPNLHWISGQVPIDVFCQGDSITGVRFADFAVTAKIILDGTELGDLLALAEIPYRWGWELQSEWGEPSAPVDFNSFTQKYPVQAPTYVVIMQDFGDAIAPEIPAAPNYNPSQFTDAWDGYGAETFLNYGRLPGNRFMINWPICGNDYGQGVGRLIESDVSRGEFIQESRWHSQNFAHFIQNQLGRSYGLAEKVFPHAPTAFALHPYYRESRRLLGLTTVREQDILPIAEGRVAPIFNDAFALGVCEAIAVGNYANDHHYPGVQFPLQPKSIRWGGRWTGTPFTIPYSSLIPATTDGFLVCEKNISVSHIANGATRLQPVVMGIGQAAGMAAAMCVELDCQPRHLPVRSLQTALLEDNRSKTAIIPLFNLPPNRSDWLHWQLYYLNNPQAYPVSGYCPCPSENEYPDSAFDKALIRESNCFKGIFSRLEQQEYRFVVTAPAAYQGQNWQLVTLRSHIDEQLRAYPHEQLVTLWGRHNHFGNWLLVEHLKEG is encoded by the coding sequence ATGGTTAATCAGACATACACAGTTGATGTTTTAGTTGTCGGTGGAGGAACCGGAGGCACTGCGGCTGCTATCCAAGCGGCGCGACGGGGAGCCAAAACGATTTTGGTGAGTGAATTTCCTTGGTTGGGGGGAATGCTAACTTCGGCTGGAGTGTCTGTACCCGATGGCAATGAATTAGAAACCTTTCAAACGGGTTTATGGGGTGCGTTTTTGCAGGAATTGCGGCAACGACAGCCCGGAGGATTAGATAACAGCTGGGTAAGCTTTTTTAGTTACGATCCTCAAATTGGGGCAGAGATTTTTGCAGACTGGGTGCAGGAATTGCCAAATCTGCACTGGATTTCTGGACAAGTACCAATAGACGTATTTTGCCAAGGTGATTCTATTACTGGTGTGCGCTTTGCTGATTTTGCTGTCACAGCCAAAATTATTCTTGATGGTACAGAATTAGGAGATTTATTAGCTTTAGCTGAGATACCTTACCGTTGGGGCTGGGAATTGCAATCTGAGTGGGGAGAACCAAGCGCCCCAGTGGATTTTAACTCTTTCACCCAGAAATATCCTGTGCAAGCGCCCACTTATGTAGTGATTATGCAGGACTTTGGTGATGCAATTGCACCAGAAATTCCGGCTGCCCCTAACTATAATCCATCACAGTTTACAGATGCTTGGGATGGCTATGGAGCAGAGACATTTTTGAATTATGGACGTTTGCCTGGTAATCGATTCATGATTAATTGGCCAATCTGTGGCAATGACTACGGCCAAGGAGTAGGGCGGCTGATAGAGTCAGATGTGTCCAGAGGTGAATTCATCCAAGAATCTCGCTGGCATAGCCAAAATTTTGCCCATTTTATCCAAAATCAGCTTGGTCGTAGCTATGGTTTAGCAGAAAAAGTATTTCCTCACGCCCCTACAGCTTTTGCACTGCATCCCTATTATCGGGAAAGCCGCCGCTTATTGGGACTAACTACTGTCCGAGAACAAGATATTTTGCCGATTGCCGAGGGAAGAGTTGCACCTATATTTAATGATGCGTTCGCCCTTGGCGTTTGCGAAGCAATCGCAGTTGGTAACTACGCCAATGACCACCATTATCCCGGTGTTCAATTCCCACTGCAACCAAAATCTATCCGTTGGGGCGGACGTTGGACTGGGACACCCTTTACAATTCCCTACAGTTCCCTAATTCCAGCCACAACAGATGGTTTCTTAGTTTGTGAAAAGAACATTTCTGTCTCTCACATTGCTAATGGCGCTACCAGATTACAACCTGTGGTTATGGGCATCGGTCAAGCAGCAGGTATGGCGGCGGCGATGTGTGTTGAGTTAGACTGTCAGCCGAGGCATTTACCTGTTAGATCGCTGCAAACAGCTTTATTAGAGGATAATCGTTCAAAAACAGCAATTATTCCTTTATTTAATCTTCCACCCAATCGTTCGGATTGGCTGCACTGGCAACTGTATTACTTAAATAATCCACAAGCCTATCCAGTTAGTGGTTATTGCCCTTGCCCATCGGAGAATGAGTACCCTGACTCTGCTTTTGATAAGGCATTAATTCGGGAAAGTAACTGTTTCAAAGGGATTTTCTCCCGCTTGGAACAGCAGGAATACAGATTTGTTGTCACAGCGCCAGCCGCATATCAAGGGCAAAATTGGCAGCTTGTGACTTTGCGATCGCATATCGACGAGCAATTACGCGCTTACCCCCACGAACAATTAGTTACATTGTGGGGTCGTCATAATCACTTTGGTAATTGGTTATTAGTCGAACATTTAAAAGAAGGATAA
- a CDS encoding class I SAM-dependent methyltransferase — MPESLTKLTYQTFQQGKNYFGLAHKILSSQLRNLVYPTLEQKTKPISNELLVKLQQRLNQLLETDWQDAQKGVYPESLLFDNPWQDFFSYYPLMWLDSAQIWERVKQQNYQDFSPEIDTDGYPSYYVQNFHHQSNGYLSDLSANLYDLQVEILFGGAADAMRRRILAPLKQGLKAFDSVAPKQVRILDVACGTGRTLKLIRAALPQASLFGTDLSPAYLRKANELLSQIPGELPQLLQGNAEELPYVDDYFHAVTSVFLFHELPASVRQTVIEQCFRITKPGGVFIICDSIQLSDSPELEYMMDSFPETFHEPYYKHYTTDNLVERLQRVGFENIEMQAHFMSKYFIAHKPA, encoded by the coding sequence ATGCCTGAGAGTTTAACTAAGCTGACTTATCAGACCTTTCAGCAGGGTAAAAATTACTTTGGTCTGGCTCACAAGATATTAAGTTCACAGTTGAGGAACCTGGTGTATCCGACACTTGAACAAAAGACCAAACCCATCTCAAATGAGCTTTTAGTCAAACTTCAACAGAGATTGAACCAGTTGCTCGAAACAGACTGGCAAGATGCCCAAAAAGGTGTCTACCCCGAAAGTTTATTGTTTGATAACCCCTGGCAAGACTTTTTTTCCTACTATCCTCTGATGTGGCTAGATTCTGCTCAAATCTGGGAGCGGGTTAAACAACAAAATTATCAAGATTTTTCGCCCGAAATTGACACAGATGGTTATCCCAGCTACTACGTGCAGAACTTCCATCACCAAAGCAATGGCTACTTGAGTGACTTGTCAGCCAATTTGTATGACTTACAAGTAGAAATTCTTTTTGGTGGGGCAGCTGATGCGATGCGGCGGCGAATTCTCGCTCCTCTCAAGCAAGGGCTGAAAGCTTTTGATTCGGTTGCACCAAAGCAAGTCCGTATTTTAGATGTAGCTTGTGGAACTGGGCGGACTTTAAAGTTAATTCGGGCAGCCTTGCCTCAAGCATCTCTGTTTGGCACAGATTTGTCACCAGCTTATTTGCGGAAAGCAAATGAACTACTATCGCAAATCCCAGGAGAACTACCGCAACTTTTGCAAGGGAATGCCGAAGAGTTACCTTATGTAGATGATTATTTTCATGCTGTAACTTCTGTTTTTCTCTTCCATGAGTTACCAGCATCTGTACGTCAGACAGTTATTGAGCAATGCTTCCGGATAACAAAACCAGGTGGAGTCTTTATTATCTGTGACTCCATTCAGTTGAGTGATTCACCTGAGTTGGAATACATGATGGACTCTTTTCCTGAAACTTTCCATGAACCCTATTACAAGCATTACACCACTGATAACTTGGTAGAGCGTTTACAAAGAGTAGGCTTTGAGAATATTGAGATGCAAGCTCATTTTATGAGCAAGTATTTCATTGCTCATAAGCCAGCTTGA